One genomic window of Candoia aspera isolate rCanAsp1 chromosome 12, rCanAsp1.hap2, whole genome shotgun sequence includes the following:
- the HTR2C gene encoding 5-hydroxytryptamine receptor 2C encodes MSTLSGGGILGLTTVSITLDFSLHSSLMAWPLSHNLTGNHSLPTSDPLNSSMGTDISRKSIREKNWPALLILVIILLTIGGNILVILAVSLEKKLQNATNYFLMSLAVADMLVGILVMPVSLITILYDYAWPLPKQLCPIWISLDVLFSTASIMHLCAISLDRYVAIRNPIEHSRFNSRTKAIMKIAAVWTISMGISLPIPVIGLQDDSRVFVNGSCVLNDENFVLLGSFVAFFIPLVIMVFTYCLTIQVLQKQASIFLYGEPLKQRRSSMNCLRKDNNAENLSMLQNHEAASHLNSPVNKEGVLFRKGTMQAINNERRASKVLGIVFFLFLIMWCPFFITNIMSVLCKDACDKALLRELLDVFVWVGYICSGVNPLVYTLFNKIYRRAFSNYIRCHYESGKKASQLHNRCPNVSTAFYGKDLNLNSYRNELNSMELDETEDALGTHVGTPERSMNSCGGEKTSSV; translated from the exons ATGAGTACCCTCAGCGGGGGAGGGATTCTTGGCCTGACAACAGTATCCATCACTCTGGACTTCAGTCTGCACAGCAGCTTGATGGCTTGGCCACTGAGTCACAACTTGACCGGGAATCACAGTTTACCAACATCTGATCCTCTGAATTCCTCCATGGGGACAGACATCTCTCGGAAGTCCATCAGGGAGAAGAACTGGCCAGCCCTCCTGATTCTGGTCATCATCCTCTTGACCATTGGTGGGAACATTTTGGTTATCCTGGCTGTCTCCTTGGAGAAGAAGCTCCAGAATGCCACCAACTACTTCCTGATGTCCTTGGCTGTGGCAGACATGTTGGTGGGCATTCTGGTGATGCCTGTGTCTCTGATCACTATCCTCTATG ATTATGCCTGGCCCTTGCCTAAACAGCTGTGTCCCATCTGGATTTCCCTAGATGTGCTCTTCTCCACGGCCTCCATCATGCACCTTTGCGCCATCTCCCTCGACCGGTACGTTGCCATCCGCAACCCCATCGAGCACAGCCGGTTTAACTCCCGCACCAAGGCCATCATGAAAATTGCTGCTGTTTGGACCATTTCCATGG GCATTTCGCTGCCCATCCCTGTCATCGGCTTGCAGGATGATTCTCGGGTCTTTGTGAATGGAAGCTGTGTCCTGAACGACGAAAACTTTGTCCTCCTCGGCTCGTTTGTGGCTTTCTTCATCCCCCTGGTGATCATGGTGTTCACCTACTGCCTGACCATCCAGGTCCTGCAGAAACAGGCATCCATTTTCCTCTATGGGGAGCCCCTCAAGCAGAGGAGGAGCAGCATGAACTGCCTCAGGAAAGACAACAACGCCGAGAACCTTTCTATGCTGCAGAACCACGAGGCAGCTTCCCACTTAAATTCCCCGGTCAACAAAGAAGGAGTCCTGTTTCGGAAAGGCACCATGCAGGCCATCAACAACGAACGCAGGGCCTCCAAGGTCTTGGGGATCGTCTTCTTTCTGTTCCTGATCATGTGGTGCCCATTTTTTATCACCAACATAATGTCTGTCCTCTGCAAGGACGCCTGTGACAAGGCTCTTCTGAGAGAGCTTTTGGATGTTTTCGTTTGGGTGGGCTACATCTGCTCAGGGGTCAACCCCCTTGTCTACACACTCTTCAACAAAATCTACCGCAGGGCTTTCTCCAACTACATCCGATGCCACTATGAGAGTGGCAAAAAGGCCTCACAGCTGCACAACCGGTGCCCCAACGTATCAACAGCGTTCTACGGGAAGGACCTCAACCTGAACAGTTACCGTAACGAGCTCAACAGCATGGAGCTGGACGAGACGGAGGATGCTCTGGGAACGCACGTAGGGACCCCGGAGCGCTCGATGAACAGCTGCGGTGGTGAAAAAACAAGTAGCGTGTAA